A stretch of Henckelia pumila isolate YLH828 chromosome 4, ASM3356847v2, whole genome shotgun sequence DNA encodes these proteins:
- the LOC140866568 gene encoding phospholipase A1-IIgamma-like, with product MIKAGIPQKWRLLSGQNNWKDLLNPLDSDLRQYILHYGSRAQATYDTFNTEKSSKFAGSSRYARRNLFSRVGLEKGNPYKYEAVKYIYATSKIGVSEAFIVKSSSNEAWCTDSNWMGYVAVATDEGKVALGRRDILIAWRGTVELGEWIKDFDFPLVPASMIVGNAADNAMVHKGVLSIYTSDDPSSKYNQSSARDQVIAEVKKQVEQYKDEDISITITGHSLGAALSTLNAADIVAHGHNIPSNQPDNPCPVTAFIFGSPLVGNSCFKASLESMDDLRILSVRNTPDIVQWLPPFPQYDHVGVQLMVDTRNSPYLKYPGDIKSWHNLEAAYLHGVGGIMGSGEGFGVDNQRDIALVNKSSDALKEKFLVPSSWWCPLNKGMVQENNGFWVLRDHEEDE from the exons ATGATAAAAGCAGGTATTCCACAAAAATGGAGGTTACTTAGTGGTCAGAATAACTGGAAAGATCTGTTGAACCCGTTAGACTCCGATCTACGACAATATATCCTCCACTATGGCTCAAGGGCTCAAGCAACCTACGACACTTTCAACACCGAGAAGTCGTCGAAGTTCGCGGGGAGCAGCAGATACGCAAGAAGGAACCTCTTCTCCAGGGTGGGACTAGAGAAAGGGAATCCATACAAGTACGAAGCAGTGAAATATATATACGCCACGTCAAAGATCGGCGTGTCCGAAGCATTCATAGTGAAATCGTCGTCGAACGAGGCATGGTGCACGGATTCGAATTGGATGGGGTATGTTGCGGTGGCTACGGATGAAGGGAAAGTTGCACTGGGAAGAAGGGATATACTGATTGCATGGAGAGGGACAGTTGAGTTAGGTGAATGGATAAAAGACTTCGATTTCCCTCTCGTGCCAGCTTCCATGATCGTCGGAAACGCCGCCGATAATGCTATGGTGCATAAAGGGGTGCTTTCGATTTATACTTCGGATGATCCAAGTTCCAAGTACAACCAGTCTAGTGCTAGAGACCAG GTTATAGCAGAAGTAAAGAAACAAGTGGAACAATACAAGGACGAAGACATAAGCATAACCATAACAGGACACAGCTTAGGCGCCGCACTTTCGACTCTAAACGCAGCAGACATAGTAGCACACGGCCACAACATACCGAGCAACCAACCGGACAATCCGTGTCCTGTTACTGCCTTCATCTTCGGGAGTCCCCTAGTGGGGAATTCATGTTTCAAAGCGAGTTTAGAATCAATGGATGATCTACGTATATTAAGTGTCCGCAACACCCCGGATATCGTCCAATGGTTACCGCCATTTCCCCAGTACGATCATGTGGGAGTACAACTTATGGTTGACACTAGAAACTCACCTTACTTGAAGTATCCTGGAGACATCAAGAGTTGGCATAATTTGGAGGCTGCTTATTTGCATGGAGTGGGTGGGATTATGGGGAGTGGAGAAGGGTTCGGTGTGGATAATCAAAGGGATATTGCGCTTGTGAATAAGAGTTCAGATGCTCTTAAAGAGAAGTTTTTGGTTCCAAGTTCTTGGTGGTGTCCTTTGAATAAGGGGATGGTTCAAGAGAATAATGGGTTTTGGGTGTTACGTGATCATGAAGAGGATGAATGA